The Oryza sativa Japonica Group chromosome 11, ASM3414082v1 DNA window GAAATGTATTGGTAGCACATACATTTGTTAAACCTCTTTTCTCTAGAGATCTCTATGTAATCCAGTAATTAATGTATATCTCGATTAGGTAGTTTTTATTGGGGAACTTTCTAGGTTGCATCTCTGTTATTTTTTGAGCTCTGCTAGTTGGTTAAAGCAAATTTTAGGTCTGATATGTACAACCAATATTTGTCTCTTTCATGACTTCTTTTCAAGATTAATTTTGACGAGGCCTCACTTCATGGATTCACAATTCCATTCGAGTTATGTTTGAATTTTATCAAGCTCCTCTTGGTTTGTGTTGAAATTTCATGAAACACATCATCTCTCCTGTACTCTCATTCCATCCCCAAAACTCAGATTGCGAATCCTGTCTTGCTTACGGTTTATTTTACCACcagtaaaataatttaaataaatgTAATAGTACTCCAAAATTATAATTCCTCCATTTTGAATTATGACattgtttctttaaaaaatacatttttgaCTTTTTGACATGACATTttaccatttgttttattaaaatagATGTAAGCACCATTTCTTTTGTTGTAACTTGTGTATTGTTAAAAGTACTTTAcacatgacatatatatattttgtatatttatcctaaaattttaaataaaacaaatgatcaaatgcacgtaaaaaatcaaaatgtaaTATATTCAAAATGCATGTCATAagatttttaatattttctaataagatgaaaaaaaaatgctttctCGTCATAAAAATATACCAAGTAATGAGCTATACATATCTTATTACAAAGAATCTAGACAGACCATCCTATATTACAAATCAGAACATTTTTGTCCAGATTTGAAGTATTAATGATATGTCCAATGCAAtacttatatttaaaaatagagggagtatgtttaGAGTCtaacatcattatatttttccacggaaaaaaatcattttatttttctaaatatcAAAAGATAGAGCTAATTTGGTTAATTCAGTCTAAATCAGAGAAGCACCCCAACGTCAACTAAACCCTAGCATGCGGGGTTTGGACATAGATCGATCCAGACGGCGTGATCGAGATTGCCAGATCGATCGCCGGAGCGGCTAGCCAGCCATGTGCCGGGTGAGTCGAGACGATGACCCGACCGGCAGCGAAGCTatagcggtggtggcggcgcagtcCCCTCCATCCTTCTGTCCTTCATAGTGCCTATAATAagatttttggattgttgaatttataagcacataatgatgtaatttattccataaataaattatGACATTGCAGATATAAACTAGCATAAACGCATCATGAGATCTGCACATGTATACTAGACAGTAAAgtatgaacagatcaaatatgcgcaacatactCAACACGTACTGTGGGTACCAGAAGACCGGTTGCTCAGCAGGAAGTATTCGCGGTTGCGGGCGTTAACGACGGCGtgcagcacgcgagcgaagaggaagacgagccatTATGGTCGAATAGGGAGCAGttgcgcgaagcgcttcccaaaaaccttattgccgtcTTCTCCCGGTACAGTACATTGAAGGCGTAGATTCCGGAGACCTGTTCACCCGATTGTCAGTGCACGCCGACGAGTGGGATGGAGTAGACTACGAGCGACGATGCAATATAGAGGAGGAGACAAACCCTAAATTGATTTCACACATGTTGCGTGGAGGCGGCGACTCAGCTTATATAGAGATATCAGTACACTTGATTAGGACGCCTGCACGATCTCCGCTCCGTGTAATCGGATAAGTCACGTGTAACTTATCCAGACTCCACGCCGTTTCACGCACAGGATTTTTTGGAGTGtttccaaaaacaaacaaatctgAATTTTCTACAGCAAAATAACACTACAAAAGAAAGTTGCATCTACGCAAGGGTGATGAACCAATTTTAGCGTAGCCGGATAAGTCACGTGTAACTTATCTGGACTCCACGCTGTTTCACGCACCGTATTATTCAGAGtgtttccaaaaaaacaaacaaatttgaatttccgcagcaaaacaaaactacaaAAAGGAGGCTACACCTGCACAAgggtgaggaaccaattttAAGTCATGCGTAACTTATCAAACGTTGCGTATATGAAACAAACGGTTTCCAAAAAATCAGATGTTGTTTCaccctatataaaaacaatatttcagtAAATAGCAAAAGGatatttcaattcactgcatttgatccatacatagtgaaatattatGGATACACTTATTGAAATATTgttggtggaaaaaaaataaaacggatTCGCGGAGGCGCGGGCGCCCGATTTAAAGAATTTTTGAGCAAGTACTCCGACTCAAATCCGATACGGGAAAGATTCAGTAGTACTCCGGTTCTTTCTACTTTCGGATTGACAAACAGCTGCATATATACCTGACACGTAGATTAATTCCAACGCGAACGAATTTAATTTAGTTAACCAAGCAGCTAAGCTAGGTCGACGCCGCGATGGCATCGAAGACGAAGGCGAGCAAGAGGTCGCGGCACGACCACGGGTTCGCCGCGGTggcgcggccgccgtcgtgccCAGGCCTGACGGAGCTCGCCATCCGCCTCGCCAGGAGGATCCCGGCGagtgccgccggcggcggcggcaacctcgTGTTCTCGCCGCTGTCGGTCTACGCCGCGCTCGCGCTGGtcgccgcgggcgccgccggcgacacgcTCGCCGAGCTCCTCGGCGTCCTCGGCGTGGCGTCCTACGACGAGCTGGCCGGCCTCGTCGGCCGGCTCGCCGGGAAGGCCCTCGCCGACCTGTCCGGCACGGGCGGGCCGTGCGTGTCGTTCGTGTCCGCCGTGTGGCACGACATGGCCAGgacgctcgcgccgtcgttccgcgctgccgccgtcctCTCCTTCATGGCGGAGACCCACGCCGTCGACATGCGGTCGCGGCGGGAAGCAGTGGGTCAGATCAACGCGTGGGCGAAGAAGGCGACGAACGAGCTCATCGACTCGGTCATCGACGGCGAGctccccgccgacgccgacgtcgtcgtcacCAACGCCGTCTACTTCAAGGGCAAGTGGGAGGAGCCCTTCAAGAAGAGGCTCACCATCACCGACAAGTTCcaccgcctcggcgccgccgccgccgtcgacgcgcgCTTCATGCGGAGCACGCTCCCGCGCCACCACATCGCCTGCCACGACGGGTTCAAGGTGCTCCGCCTCCCGTACGAGCAAGGCCGGCGCccgccgtggtcgccgccgccgtcgcgcttcTCCATGTGCGTCTTCCTCCCCGACGCGCGCGACGGGCTCTGGGACCTCCTCGACGAGATCGCGTCAGCCCCGGGCCTCCTGCAGGCGGCGCTGCCGACGAAGACGGTGCGAGTCGGCAAGTTCATGCTGCCCAAGTTCAAGCTCACCTTCTCCGACGACATCGCCGGCGTCCTCCGTGGCCTGGGCCTCGACGTCACCTTCAGCGACGGGGTAGCCGACTTCTCCAAGATggtggaggacgacggcggcaggcGGCCGCTGTCGATGAGGAGCCTCGTCCACAAGGCCGTGATAGAGGTGAACGAGGAAGGCACCGAGGCGGCGGCCGTCACCGGTGCGACATTGTGCCTCGCGAGTGCGAAGCGGCCACGGCCGGTGGTCGTGGACTTCGTC harbors:
- the LOC107277873 gene encoding putative serpin-Z5, with translation MASKTKASKRSRHDHGFAAVARPPSCPGLTELAIRLARRIPASAAGGGGNLVFSPLSVYAALALVAAGAAGDTLAELLGVLGVASYDELAGLVGRLAGKALADLSGTGGPCVSFVSAVWHDMARTLAPSFRAAAVLSFMAETHAVDMRSRREAVGQINAWAKKATNELIDSVIDGELPADADVVVTNAVYFKGKWEEPFKKRLTITDKFHRLGAAAAVDARFMRSTLPRHHIACHDGFKVLRLPYEQGRRPPWSPPPSRFSMCVFLPDARDGLWDLLDEIASAPGLLQAALPTKTVRVGKFMLPKFKLTFSDDIAGVLRGLGLDVTFSDGVADFSKMVEDDGGRRPLSMRSLVHKAVIEVNEEGTEAAAVTGATLCLASAKRPRPVVVDFVADHPFAFFVIEETSGAVVFAGHVLDPSSKPGALDDDDDDDVVDHRSTPGASEEEDDGDDDMDYHVGMIGCLRQLWGCCCMPFVVVRNFVKFLV